From a region of the Oryza sativa Japonica Group chromosome 6, ASM3414082v1 genome:
- the LOC4341170 gene encoding peroxidase P7, whose product MAFRCKGGVAWVALLVAVAALASAAQGFPNPFGHEEFTESYYDETCPNAQSIVRSVMERHAAANPRTAPAILRLFFHDCFVNGCDASILLNATDSMESEKDAKPNASVVGYDVIEDIKSELERSCPATVSCADVLALAARDAVAMLGGPSWGVLLGRKDSLAARMDMANKDLPRPTDSLAELIRMFKENNLDERDLTALSGAHTVGRTHSCEHYEERIYSLVGQGGDSIDPSFAAQRRQECEQKHGNATAPFDERTPAKFDNAYYVDLLARRGLLTSDQELYTQGCETGDLVKTYAMNGDVFFADFARAMVKMGNIRPKHWWTPTEVRLKCSVANTHY is encoded by the exons ATGGCGTTTAGGTGTAAGGGCGGCGTCGCTTGGGTTGCTCTGCTCGTCGCTGTCGCGgctctcgcctccgccgctcaGGGATTTCCAAATCCCTTCGGTCACGAGGAGTTCACGGAGAGTTACTACGACGAGACGTGCCCCAACGCGCAGAGCATCGTGCGCTCGGTCATGgagcgccacgccgccgccaacccccGCACGGCGCCGGCCATCCTCCGCCTcttcttccacgactgcttcgtcaaC GGTTGTGATGCCTCCATCCTTCTGAACGCTACGGACTCCATGGAGAGCGAGAAGGACGCCAAGCCCaacgcctccgtcgtcggctaCGACGTGATCGAAGACATCAAGTCGGAACTCGAGCGCAGCTGCCCGGCCACCGTCTCCTGCGCTGATGTTctcgcgctcgccgcccgcGACGCCGTCGCCATGCTCGGCGGGCCCAGCTGGGGCGTGCTCCTCGGCCGCAAGGACTCCCTCGCCGCCCGCATGGACATGGCCAACAAGGATCTCCCGAGACCGACAGACAGCCTAGCCGAGCTCATCAGGATGTTCAAGGAGAACAACCTCGACGAGCGCGACCTCACCGCGCTCTCCGGCGCGCACACCGTCGGCAGGACGCACAGCTGCGAGCACTACGAGGAACGCATCTACAGCCTCGTTGGCCAGGGCGGCGACAGCATCGACCCCTCATTCGCGGCGCAACGCAGGCAGGAGTGCGAGCAGAAGCACGGCAACGCCACGGCGCCGTTCGATGAGCGGACGCCAGCCAAGTTCGACAACGCCTACTACGTCGACTTGCTTGCGAGGCGCGGGCTCCTCACATCCGACCAGGAGCTCTACACCCAGGGGTGCGAGACCGGCGACCTGGTGAAGACGTACGCCATGAACGGCGATGTGTTCTTCGCCGACTTCGCGAGGGCCATGGTTAAGATGGGGAACATACGGCCGAAGCATTGGTGGACTCCGACGGAGGTCAGGCTCAAGTGCTCGGTGGCCAACACCCATTATTGA
- the LOC107278696 gene encoding peroxidase 22.3-like — protein sequence MESEKDAEPNATLAGFDVIDGIKSELERSCPATVSCADVLALAARDAVAMLSGPSWGVLLGRKDSLTASIDMANKDLPNPKDSLAELIRMFEKNGLDERDLTALSGAHTVGMAHDCKNYDDRIYSRVGQGGDSIDPSFAAQRRQECEQKHGNATAPFDERTPAKFDNAYYIDLLARRGLLTSDQELYTQGCETGDLVKTYAMNGDVFFADFVRAMVKMGNIRPKHWWTPAEVRLKCSVANTHY from the coding sequence ATGGAGAGCGAGAAGGATGCCGAGCCCAACGCCACCCTCGCCGGCTTCGACGTGATCGACGGCATCAAGTCCGAGCTCGAGCGCAGCTGCCCGGCcaccgtctcctgcgccgatgttctcgcgctcgccgcccgcGACGCCGTCGCGATGCTCAGCGGGCCCAGCTGGGGCGTGCTCCTCGGCCGCAAGGACTCCCTCACCGCCAGCATAGACATGGCCAACAAGGATCTCCCGAACCCGAAAGACAGCCTGGCCGAACTCATCAGGATGTTCGAGAAGAACGGCCTCGACGAACGCGACCTCACCGCGCTCTCCGGTGCGCACACCGTCGGCATGGCACATGACTGCAAGAACTACGACGACCGCATCTACAGCCGCGTCGGCCAGGGCGGCGACAGCATCGACCCATCCTTCGCGGCGCAACGCCGGCAGGAATGCGAGCAGAAGCACGGCAACGCCACTGCGCCGTTCGACGAGCGGACGCCGGCCAAGTTCGACAACGCCTACTACATCGACTTGCTTGCGAGGCGCGGGCTCCTCACATCCGACCAGGAGCTCTACACCCAGGGGTGCGAGACCGGCGACCTGGTGAAGACGTACGCCATGAACGGCGACGTGTTCTTCGCCGACTTCGTGAGGGCCATGGTTAAGATGGGGAACATACGCCCAAAGCATTGGTGGACTCCGGCGGAGGTCAGGCTCAAGTGCTCGGTGGCCAACACCCATTATTGA